The nucleotide window TTTTGGCTGGCGCAACAAGAGCTACAGCACAACGATCTGGATTTGAGAATTTCCGATACACTGCCTTTAGTTTACTTTTTGCTGCTAAACATTGATATATCACTAGCGTTTGGGCACAATCCCTGCAAATTAACTCAACTCTATAAAAACATACAGGAAAGAAGCGATGCACAAGAAAAAGGCAGGAAAATAGTTTACCTTAGTTGACCCTCGGAATAGCCAGTGTAGTGCTTGAGACTTTCACTCCAGGGAGGGCTCTTCTCAAGGGTGCATCGTGCAGCATAAACAGCTGATGCAGCAATTAATGATGGAGGATACAAAATGATGGTAGGATATTGCACCAACCCAAGTTCAGCTAGGAAAAACGCCATGTTCTCCATCTGCATTATTAATCAAAGGTAAGCTAATCTGGGTTGTCATCAGACTAAACATGGAAGAGCAAAATAATGTGAATTCCTTCATTTCACCTCCTTATCTGATGGAACAGAAGCCTTGATATATCGAACCAGGAAAACATACAGCGTAGGAACAGTTAAATGCCATTCCAATTTCCTCAAGATTGCTTTTTCCATAACCAGGACTTGTTCTCTAACATAGGCATTGTCCGATATGCAAACGAAGTCATTAACctgaaaattttacatatatgaaTGTCAAACAGAACGAAAGTAGAAAATGTAGAAAAACTCAATAAAGGGTATGATATGTATATACTACCTCAGGTGCCCATATCTCTTCATACTTGCAGGCAATGAGCATTGAGCTGATGCCAACTAGCTGAAGTTCCCTCCTTGGCACAACCTCCCTCGAAAGGAATCGATCGACAATGTTTAAGGTAAGATAGAGGGTTTCTGGCATTAGCTGGAATTTTCTATGAACTTCTGTCAACCAATCCACCAATATTGATCtcattttctcattaatttctGGCTGTGCATCCATGTAGTCGTGTACTCGACCTTCATCCTGCATCAAGATGTTCCTATTACTGTCTGGCGCAGATTtacagagaaagaaagagagattaaGTGATCACTACTTCTGTGAGTTTGTAGAATTTGTAAATATCGTCAACATATTCAACCACTGCCAATTCATTATC belongs to Mangifera indica cultivar Alphonso chromosome 2, CATAS_Mindica_2.1, whole genome shotgun sequence and includes:
- the LOC123209246 gene encoding G2/mitotic-specific cyclin S13-7; translation: MDIASKVVLPQQHQLKGEVKQKNALADGRSRRVLQDIGNLLTERAPEGKKQASEVDVALAANGVALKRGVAGKAVPDQRKAIDKPKPETKAVISYDESDQETKHVSRNLSREGSSRKDGKAFSSVLTARSKAACGITDKPKDPISDIDAADIDNELAVVEYVDDIYKFYKLTEDEGRVHDYMDAQPEINEKMRSILVDWLTEVHRKFQLMPETLYLTLNIVDRFLSREVVPRRELQLVGISSMLIACKYEEIWAPEVNDFVCISDNAYVREQVLVMEKAILRKLEWHLTVPTLYVFLVRYIKASVPSDKEMENMAFFLAELGLVQYPTIILYPPSLIAASAVYAARCTLEKSPPWSESLKHYTGYSEGQLRDCAQTLVIYQCLAAKSKLKAVYRKFSNPDRCAVALVAPAKSLMPDSS